A section of the Malus sylvestris chromosome 17, drMalSylv7.2, whole genome shotgun sequence genome encodes:
- the LOC126610212 gene encoding ubiquitin carboxyl-terminal hydrolase 5 isoform X2 has product MEAVSLCSSSSTELSPEEERILIRDIALAAEANSKEGDVFYLLTQRWWQRWIDYVNHDQPNNPNDASSVSEHCDSPGSSALKRPAGIDNSDLIYDAASEDTNSGMEIHDTLLEGRDYVLLPHEVWNRLHKWYGGGPTLPRKVISSGLSQPEMAVEVYPLRLQLLVMPKGDRSTVRISKKETIAELHRRACDIFDLSLEQVCIWDYYGRRKHALMNDMDKTLDDANIQMDQDILVEVLNPVNGNTSGGSPSSVRSLEKEASSVLVEPSKSSLSIAGGLSATRGASKNYSSELIHSQGLIARELDTTYPTTGVSTRGSSVGLTGLQNLGNTCFMNSAIQCLVHTPEFARYFREDYHQEINWQNPLGMVGELAVAFGELLRKLWAPGRTPVSPRPFKSKLARFAPQFSGYNQHDSQELLAFLLDGLHEDLNRVKHKPYIKSRDADGRPDEEVADEYWANHTARNDSIIVDVCQGQYKSTLVCPVCNKVSVTFDPFMYLSLPLQSTTTRTMTVTVFSCDGSALPSACTVTVPKQGRCRDLIQVLSNASSVKHSEKLLLVEIRNHMIQRFLEDPLISLSTIKDDDHLAAYKVPKLPNKTKYLQLIHRRREQGISDSQVASGWRPYGIPLVSPISCVDEIKGGNIQTIVHKMLSPMLKAKSMDISGVSSTTAGSDASLELGLLETCTDSIVSNSASKDITSSEVVKAQELPLKLVAENNSCIDLSARKDKAIKLASSSTSILIYVDWSQKLSEKYDTHYLETLPEVYKYGPVTKKARTEPLSLYTCLEAFLREEPLVPEDMWYCPKCNERRQASKKLDLWRLPEVLVIHLKRFSYSRSMKHKLETFVDFPIHGFDLTRYVANKNNSRRQLYELYALTNHIGGMGSGHYTAHIKLLDENRWYSFDDSCVSPINEDEVKSGAAYVLFYRRVPTEDAAVSDVA; this is encoded by the exons ATGGAGGCGGTGTCGCtgtgcagcagcagcagcacagAGCTTTCGCCGGAGGAAGAAAGGATTTTGATACGAGACATTGCTTTGGCTGCTGAAGCCAATTCCAAAGAGGGCGATGTCTTCTACTTGCTCACCCAAAG ATGGTGGCAACGTTGGATTGATTATGTGAACCATGACCAACCCAATAACCCGAATGATGCATCCTCGGTGTCGGAGCATTGTGATTCGCCCGGTTCCAGTGCCTTAAAGAGGCCTGCTGGTATTGATAATTCTGACTTGATATATGATGCAGCATCAGAGGACACCAATTCGGGCATGGAGATACATGATACGTTACTGGAAGGCCGCGATTATGTCTTGCTCCCGCATGAAGTTTGGAACCGATTGCATAAATG GTATGGTGGTGGTCCAACATTGCCAAGGAAAGTGATTAGTTCAGGTCTTTCTCAGCCGGAGATGGCAGTAGAAGTGTACCCTCTGCGGCTTCAATTACTTGTGATGCCAAAAGGTGACCGCTCTACTGTACGAATAAGCAAGAAG GAAACCATTGCAGAGCTTCACAGAAGAGCTTGTGATATCTTTGATCTTAGCTTGGAACAA GTGTGCATTTGGGATTACTATGGACGCCGGAAACATGCCCTGATGAACGACATGGATAAAACTCTTGATGATGCCAATATACAGATGGATCAGGAT ATTCTGGTGGAGGTGCTTAATCCTGTCAATGGTAACACATCGGGCGGATCCCCGAGTTCTGTTCGCTCTTTAGAGAAGGAAGCTTCCTCTGTTCTTGTAGAGCCTTCTAAGTCAAGCTTGTCGATTGCAGGAGGTTTATCTGCAACCAGGGGTGCATCAAAGAACTACAGCTCAGAGCTCATACATAGTCAAGGCCTGATTGCAAGGGAACTGGATACTACATACCCTACGACTGGTGTTAGTACTAGGGGGTCATCTGTTGGTTTGACTGGGTTGCAAAACCTTGGGAATACTTGTTTTATGAATAGTGCTATACAGTGCCTCGTTCATACACCGGAGTTCGCTAGATATTTTCGGGAAGATTATCATCAAGAGATAAACTGGCAAAACCCTCTAGGCATGGTT GGTGAGCTAGCTGTAGCATTTGGTGAGTTACTGCGGAAGCTATGGGCACCTGGACGAACACCAGTGTCCCCTCGACcttttaaatcaaaacttgCTCGCTTTGCGCCTCAGTTTAGTGGTTATAATCAGCACGATTCTCAG GAGCTTTTGGCATTTTTGCTGGATGGTCTTCATGAAGATCTGAATCGTGTGAAACACAAACCTTATATAAAGTCTAGAGATGCTGATGGCCGGCCTGATGAAGAAGTCGCGGATGAGTATTGGGCAAACCACACTGCTCGTAATGATTCTATAATTGTTGATGTGTGCCAA GGCCAATATAAGTCAACTTTGGTTTGTCCCGTTTGCAATAAAGTCTCTGTTACGTTTGATCCCTTTATGTACCTTTCGTTGCCACTCCAGTCCACCACCACTAGAACAATGACAGTGACAGTTTTTTCTTGCGATGGAAGTGCATTGCCGTCTGCTTGCACTGTCACAGTCCCAAAACAGGGACGTTGCAGGGACTTGATCCAGGTGCTTAGCAATGCTAGTTCTGTGAAGCACAGTGAAAAGCTTTTGCTTGTGGAG ATACGAAACCATATGATTCAGAGATTTTTAGAAGACCCATTAATATCATTGTCTACCATCAAAGATGATGACCATCTTGCTGCTTATAAGGTTCCAAAATtgccaaacaaaacaaagtatCTTCAGTTGATACATCGCCGTCGAGAACA AGGAATTAGTGATTCCCAGGTTGCATCAGGGTGGAGACCCTATGGAATACCTCTCGTCTCGCCAATCTCTTGTGTTGATGAAATTAAAGGAGGCAATATACAGACGATTGTTCATAAAATGCTTTCTCCAATGCTTAAAGCTAAAAGTATGGATATATCCGGTGTAAGCTCAACAACAGCTGGATCAGACGCCTCTCTTGAATTGGGTTTACTCGAAACATGTACTGATTCCATTGTATCAAATTCAGCTAGCAAGGACATCACTAGTTCTGAAGTGGTGAAAGCCCAAGAATTGCCTCTAAAGTTGGTGGCTGAAAATAATTCATGCATTGATCTATCAGCGAGGAAAGATAAAGCCATCAAACTggcctcatcttcaacatcaatACTAATATATGTTGATTGGTCACAGAAGCTTTCGGAAAAGTATGATACTCATTATCTGGAAACCTTGCCAGAAGTTTATAAATATGGACCTGTAACAAAGAAAGCCCGAACTGAACCTCTCTCCTTATACACCTGCCTCGAAGCTTTTCTACGTGAAGAACCACTGGTGCCTGAAGATATGTG GTACTGCCCGAAGTGCAATGAGCGAAGGCAAGCAAGTAAGAAGCTTGATCTATGGAGGCTTCCAGAAGTGTTAGTCATCCATCTAAAGAGGTTCTCATACAGCAGGTCGATGAAGCATAAACTGGAAACCTTTGTGGATTTCCCAATCCATGGTTTTGATCTAACACGTTACGTTGCTAACAAAAACAACTCGCGACGTCAACTTTATGAGCTCTATGCCTTGACCAATCACATTGGCGGAATGGGTAGCGgccactacactgcacatatcAAG CTTCTAGACGAGAATAGGTGGTACAGTTTTGATGACAGTTGCGTATCACCGATAAATGAAGACGAGGTGAAGTCAGGCGCCGCGTATGTACTCTTTTATCGGCGTGTGCCAACTGAAGATGCAGCTGTTAGCGATGTGGCCTAG
- the LOC126610212 gene encoding ubiquitin carboxyl-terminal hydrolase 5 isoform X4: protein MEAVSLCSSSSTELSPEEERILIRDIALAAEANSKEGDVFYLLTQRWWQRWIDYVNHDQPNNPNDASSVSEHCDSPGSSALKRPAGIDNSDLIYDAASEDTNSGMEIHDTLLEGRDYVLLPHEVWNRLHKWYGGGPTLPRKVISSGLSQPEMAVEVYPLRLQLLVMPKGDRSTVRISKKETIAELHRRACDIFDLSLEQVCIWDYYGRRKHALMNDMDKTLDDANIQMDQDILVEVLNPVNGGLSATRGASKNYSSELIHSQGLIARELDTTYPTTGVSTRGSSVGLTGLQNLGNTCFMNSAIQCLVHTPEFARYFREDYHQEINWQNPLGMVGELAVAFGELLRKLWAPGRTPVSPRPFKSKLARFAPQFSGYNQHDSQELLAFLLDGLHEDLNRVKHKPYIKSRDADGRPDEEVADEYWANHTARNDSIIVDVCQGQYKSTLVCPVCNKVSVTFDPFMYLSLPLQSTTTRTMTVTVFSCDGSALPSACTVTVPKQGRCRDLIQVLSNASSVKHSEKLLLVEIRNHMIQRFLEDPLISLSTIKDDDHLAAYKVPKLPNKTKYLQLIHRRREQGISDSQVASGWRPYGIPLVSPISCVDEIKGGNIQTIVHKMLSPMLKAKSMDISGVSSTTAGSDASLELGLLETCTDSIVSNSASKDITSSEVVKAQELPLKLVAENNSCIDLSARKDKAIKLASSSTSILIYVDWSQKLSEKYDTHYLETLPEVYKYGPVTKKARTEPLSLYTCLEAFLREEPLVPEDMWYCPKCNERRQASKKLDLWRLPEVLVIHLKRFSYSRSMKHKLETFVDFPIHGFDLTRYVANKNNSRRQLYELYALTNHIGGMGSGHYTAHIKLLDENRWYSFDDSCVSPINEDEVKSGAAYVLFYRRVPTEDAAVSDVA from the exons ATGGAGGCGGTGTCGCtgtgcagcagcagcagcacagAGCTTTCGCCGGAGGAAGAAAGGATTTTGATACGAGACATTGCTTTGGCTGCTGAAGCCAATTCCAAAGAGGGCGATGTCTTCTACTTGCTCACCCAAAG ATGGTGGCAACGTTGGATTGATTATGTGAACCATGACCAACCCAATAACCCGAATGATGCATCCTCGGTGTCGGAGCATTGTGATTCGCCCGGTTCCAGTGCCTTAAAGAGGCCTGCTGGTATTGATAATTCTGACTTGATATATGATGCAGCATCAGAGGACACCAATTCGGGCATGGAGATACATGATACGTTACTGGAAGGCCGCGATTATGTCTTGCTCCCGCATGAAGTTTGGAACCGATTGCATAAATG GTATGGTGGTGGTCCAACATTGCCAAGGAAAGTGATTAGTTCAGGTCTTTCTCAGCCGGAGATGGCAGTAGAAGTGTACCCTCTGCGGCTTCAATTACTTGTGATGCCAAAAGGTGACCGCTCTACTGTACGAATAAGCAAGAAG GAAACCATTGCAGAGCTTCACAGAAGAGCTTGTGATATCTTTGATCTTAGCTTGGAACAA GTGTGCATTTGGGATTACTATGGACGCCGGAAACATGCCCTGATGAACGACATGGATAAAACTCTTGATGATGCCAATATACAGATGGATCAGGAT ATTCTGGTGGAGGTGCTTAATCCTGTCAATG GAGGTTTATCTGCAACCAGGGGTGCATCAAAGAACTACAGCTCAGAGCTCATACATAGTCAAGGCCTGATTGCAAGGGAACTGGATACTACATACCCTACGACTGGTGTTAGTACTAGGGGGTCATCTGTTGGTTTGACTGGGTTGCAAAACCTTGGGAATACTTGTTTTATGAATAGTGCTATACAGTGCCTCGTTCATACACCGGAGTTCGCTAGATATTTTCGGGAAGATTATCATCAAGAGATAAACTGGCAAAACCCTCTAGGCATGGTT GGTGAGCTAGCTGTAGCATTTGGTGAGTTACTGCGGAAGCTATGGGCACCTGGACGAACACCAGTGTCCCCTCGACcttttaaatcaaaacttgCTCGCTTTGCGCCTCAGTTTAGTGGTTATAATCAGCACGATTCTCAG GAGCTTTTGGCATTTTTGCTGGATGGTCTTCATGAAGATCTGAATCGTGTGAAACACAAACCTTATATAAAGTCTAGAGATGCTGATGGCCGGCCTGATGAAGAAGTCGCGGATGAGTATTGGGCAAACCACACTGCTCGTAATGATTCTATAATTGTTGATGTGTGCCAA GGCCAATATAAGTCAACTTTGGTTTGTCCCGTTTGCAATAAAGTCTCTGTTACGTTTGATCCCTTTATGTACCTTTCGTTGCCACTCCAGTCCACCACCACTAGAACAATGACAGTGACAGTTTTTTCTTGCGATGGAAGTGCATTGCCGTCTGCTTGCACTGTCACAGTCCCAAAACAGGGACGTTGCAGGGACTTGATCCAGGTGCTTAGCAATGCTAGTTCTGTGAAGCACAGTGAAAAGCTTTTGCTTGTGGAG ATACGAAACCATATGATTCAGAGATTTTTAGAAGACCCATTAATATCATTGTCTACCATCAAAGATGATGACCATCTTGCTGCTTATAAGGTTCCAAAATtgccaaacaaaacaaagtatCTTCAGTTGATACATCGCCGTCGAGAACA AGGAATTAGTGATTCCCAGGTTGCATCAGGGTGGAGACCCTATGGAATACCTCTCGTCTCGCCAATCTCTTGTGTTGATGAAATTAAAGGAGGCAATATACAGACGATTGTTCATAAAATGCTTTCTCCAATGCTTAAAGCTAAAAGTATGGATATATCCGGTGTAAGCTCAACAACAGCTGGATCAGACGCCTCTCTTGAATTGGGTTTACTCGAAACATGTACTGATTCCATTGTATCAAATTCAGCTAGCAAGGACATCACTAGTTCTGAAGTGGTGAAAGCCCAAGAATTGCCTCTAAAGTTGGTGGCTGAAAATAATTCATGCATTGATCTATCAGCGAGGAAAGATAAAGCCATCAAACTggcctcatcttcaacatcaatACTAATATATGTTGATTGGTCACAGAAGCTTTCGGAAAAGTATGATACTCATTATCTGGAAACCTTGCCAGAAGTTTATAAATATGGACCTGTAACAAAGAAAGCCCGAACTGAACCTCTCTCCTTATACACCTGCCTCGAAGCTTTTCTACGTGAAGAACCACTGGTGCCTGAAGATATGTG GTACTGCCCGAAGTGCAATGAGCGAAGGCAAGCAAGTAAGAAGCTTGATCTATGGAGGCTTCCAGAAGTGTTAGTCATCCATCTAAAGAGGTTCTCATACAGCAGGTCGATGAAGCATAAACTGGAAACCTTTGTGGATTTCCCAATCCATGGTTTTGATCTAACACGTTACGTTGCTAACAAAAACAACTCGCGACGTCAACTTTATGAGCTCTATGCCTTGACCAATCACATTGGCGGAATGGGTAGCGgccactacactgcacatatcAAG CTTCTAGACGAGAATAGGTGGTACAGTTTTGATGACAGTTGCGTATCACCGATAAATGAAGACGAGGTGAAGTCAGGCGCCGCGTATGTACTCTTTTATCGGCGTGTGCCAACTGAAGATGCAGCTGTTAGCGATGTGGCCTAG
- the LOC126610212 gene encoding ubiquitin carboxyl-terminal hydrolase 5 isoform X1: MEAVSLCSSSSTELSPEEERILIRDIALAAEANSKEGDVFYLLTQRWWQRWIDYVNHDQPNNPNDASSVSEHCDSPGSSALKRPAGIDNSDLIYDAASEDTNSGMEIHDTLLEGRDYVLLPHEVWNRLHKWYGGGPTLPRKVISSGLSQPEMAVEVYPLRLQLLVMPKGDRSTVRISKKETIAELHRRACDIFDLSLEQVCIWDYYGRRKHALMNDMDKTLDDANIQMDQDQILVEVLNPVNGNTSGGSPSSVRSLEKEASSVLVEPSKSSLSIAGGLSATRGASKNYSSELIHSQGLIARELDTTYPTTGVSTRGSSVGLTGLQNLGNTCFMNSAIQCLVHTPEFARYFREDYHQEINWQNPLGMVGELAVAFGELLRKLWAPGRTPVSPRPFKSKLARFAPQFSGYNQHDSQELLAFLLDGLHEDLNRVKHKPYIKSRDADGRPDEEVADEYWANHTARNDSIIVDVCQGQYKSTLVCPVCNKVSVTFDPFMYLSLPLQSTTTRTMTVTVFSCDGSALPSACTVTVPKQGRCRDLIQVLSNASSVKHSEKLLLVEIRNHMIQRFLEDPLISLSTIKDDDHLAAYKVPKLPNKTKYLQLIHRRREQGISDSQVASGWRPYGIPLVSPISCVDEIKGGNIQTIVHKMLSPMLKAKSMDISGVSSTTAGSDASLELGLLETCTDSIVSNSASKDITSSEVVKAQELPLKLVAENNSCIDLSARKDKAIKLASSSTSILIYVDWSQKLSEKYDTHYLETLPEVYKYGPVTKKARTEPLSLYTCLEAFLREEPLVPEDMWYCPKCNERRQASKKLDLWRLPEVLVIHLKRFSYSRSMKHKLETFVDFPIHGFDLTRYVANKNNSRRQLYELYALTNHIGGMGSGHYTAHIKLLDENRWYSFDDSCVSPINEDEVKSGAAYVLFYRRVPTEDAAVSDVA; this comes from the exons ATGGAGGCGGTGTCGCtgtgcagcagcagcagcacagAGCTTTCGCCGGAGGAAGAAAGGATTTTGATACGAGACATTGCTTTGGCTGCTGAAGCCAATTCCAAAGAGGGCGATGTCTTCTACTTGCTCACCCAAAG ATGGTGGCAACGTTGGATTGATTATGTGAACCATGACCAACCCAATAACCCGAATGATGCATCCTCGGTGTCGGAGCATTGTGATTCGCCCGGTTCCAGTGCCTTAAAGAGGCCTGCTGGTATTGATAATTCTGACTTGATATATGATGCAGCATCAGAGGACACCAATTCGGGCATGGAGATACATGATACGTTACTGGAAGGCCGCGATTATGTCTTGCTCCCGCATGAAGTTTGGAACCGATTGCATAAATG GTATGGTGGTGGTCCAACATTGCCAAGGAAAGTGATTAGTTCAGGTCTTTCTCAGCCGGAGATGGCAGTAGAAGTGTACCCTCTGCGGCTTCAATTACTTGTGATGCCAAAAGGTGACCGCTCTACTGTACGAATAAGCAAGAAG GAAACCATTGCAGAGCTTCACAGAAGAGCTTGTGATATCTTTGATCTTAGCTTGGAACAA GTGTGCATTTGGGATTACTATGGACGCCGGAAACATGCCCTGATGAACGACATGGATAAAACTCTTGATGATGCCAATATACAGATGGATCAGGAT CAGATTCTGGTGGAGGTGCTTAATCCTGTCAATGGTAACACATCGGGCGGATCCCCGAGTTCTGTTCGCTCTTTAGAGAAGGAAGCTTCCTCTGTTCTTGTAGAGCCTTCTAAGTCAAGCTTGTCGATTGCAGGAGGTTTATCTGCAACCAGGGGTGCATCAAAGAACTACAGCTCAGAGCTCATACATAGTCAAGGCCTGATTGCAAGGGAACTGGATACTACATACCCTACGACTGGTGTTAGTACTAGGGGGTCATCTGTTGGTTTGACTGGGTTGCAAAACCTTGGGAATACTTGTTTTATGAATAGTGCTATACAGTGCCTCGTTCATACACCGGAGTTCGCTAGATATTTTCGGGAAGATTATCATCAAGAGATAAACTGGCAAAACCCTCTAGGCATGGTT GGTGAGCTAGCTGTAGCATTTGGTGAGTTACTGCGGAAGCTATGGGCACCTGGACGAACACCAGTGTCCCCTCGACcttttaaatcaaaacttgCTCGCTTTGCGCCTCAGTTTAGTGGTTATAATCAGCACGATTCTCAG GAGCTTTTGGCATTTTTGCTGGATGGTCTTCATGAAGATCTGAATCGTGTGAAACACAAACCTTATATAAAGTCTAGAGATGCTGATGGCCGGCCTGATGAAGAAGTCGCGGATGAGTATTGGGCAAACCACACTGCTCGTAATGATTCTATAATTGTTGATGTGTGCCAA GGCCAATATAAGTCAACTTTGGTTTGTCCCGTTTGCAATAAAGTCTCTGTTACGTTTGATCCCTTTATGTACCTTTCGTTGCCACTCCAGTCCACCACCACTAGAACAATGACAGTGACAGTTTTTTCTTGCGATGGAAGTGCATTGCCGTCTGCTTGCACTGTCACAGTCCCAAAACAGGGACGTTGCAGGGACTTGATCCAGGTGCTTAGCAATGCTAGTTCTGTGAAGCACAGTGAAAAGCTTTTGCTTGTGGAG ATACGAAACCATATGATTCAGAGATTTTTAGAAGACCCATTAATATCATTGTCTACCATCAAAGATGATGACCATCTTGCTGCTTATAAGGTTCCAAAATtgccaaacaaaacaaagtatCTTCAGTTGATACATCGCCGTCGAGAACA AGGAATTAGTGATTCCCAGGTTGCATCAGGGTGGAGACCCTATGGAATACCTCTCGTCTCGCCAATCTCTTGTGTTGATGAAATTAAAGGAGGCAATATACAGACGATTGTTCATAAAATGCTTTCTCCAATGCTTAAAGCTAAAAGTATGGATATATCCGGTGTAAGCTCAACAACAGCTGGATCAGACGCCTCTCTTGAATTGGGTTTACTCGAAACATGTACTGATTCCATTGTATCAAATTCAGCTAGCAAGGACATCACTAGTTCTGAAGTGGTGAAAGCCCAAGAATTGCCTCTAAAGTTGGTGGCTGAAAATAATTCATGCATTGATCTATCAGCGAGGAAAGATAAAGCCATCAAACTggcctcatcttcaacatcaatACTAATATATGTTGATTGGTCACAGAAGCTTTCGGAAAAGTATGATACTCATTATCTGGAAACCTTGCCAGAAGTTTATAAATATGGACCTGTAACAAAGAAAGCCCGAACTGAACCTCTCTCCTTATACACCTGCCTCGAAGCTTTTCTACGTGAAGAACCACTGGTGCCTGAAGATATGTG GTACTGCCCGAAGTGCAATGAGCGAAGGCAAGCAAGTAAGAAGCTTGATCTATGGAGGCTTCCAGAAGTGTTAGTCATCCATCTAAAGAGGTTCTCATACAGCAGGTCGATGAAGCATAAACTGGAAACCTTTGTGGATTTCCCAATCCATGGTTTTGATCTAACACGTTACGTTGCTAACAAAAACAACTCGCGACGTCAACTTTATGAGCTCTATGCCTTGACCAATCACATTGGCGGAATGGGTAGCGgccactacactgcacatatcAAG CTTCTAGACGAGAATAGGTGGTACAGTTTTGATGACAGTTGCGTATCACCGATAAATGAAGACGAGGTGAAGTCAGGCGCCGCGTATGTACTCTTTTATCGGCGTGTGCCAACTGAAGATGCAGCTGTTAGCGATGTGGCCTAG
- the LOC126610212 gene encoding ubiquitin carboxyl-terminal hydrolase 5 isoform X3 → MEAVSLCSSSSTELSPEEERILIRDIALAAEANSKEGDVFYLLTQRWWQRWIDYVNHDQPNNPNDASSVSEHCDSPGSSALKRPAGIDNSDLIYDAASEDTNSGMEIHDTLLEGRDYVLLPHEVWNRLHKWYGGGPTLPRKVISSGLSQPEMAVEVYPLRLQLLVMPKGDRSTVRISKKETIAELHRRACDIFDLSLEQVCIWDYYGRRKHALMNDMDKTLDDANIQMDQDQILVEVLNPVNGGLSATRGASKNYSSELIHSQGLIARELDTTYPTTGVSTRGSSVGLTGLQNLGNTCFMNSAIQCLVHTPEFARYFREDYHQEINWQNPLGMVGELAVAFGELLRKLWAPGRTPVSPRPFKSKLARFAPQFSGYNQHDSQELLAFLLDGLHEDLNRVKHKPYIKSRDADGRPDEEVADEYWANHTARNDSIIVDVCQGQYKSTLVCPVCNKVSVTFDPFMYLSLPLQSTTTRTMTVTVFSCDGSALPSACTVTVPKQGRCRDLIQVLSNASSVKHSEKLLLVEIRNHMIQRFLEDPLISLSTIKDDDHLAAYKVPKLPNKTKYLQLIHRRREQGISDSQVASGWRPYGIPLVSPISCVDEIKGGNIQTIVHKMLSPMLKAKSMDISGVSSTTAGSDASLELGLLETCTDSIVSNSASKDITSSEVVKAQELPLKLVAENNSCIDLSARKDKAIKLASSSTSILIYVDWSQKLSEKYDTHYLETLPEVYKYGPVTKKARTEPLSLYTCLEAFLREEPLVPEDMWYCPKCNERRQASKKLDLWRLPEVLVIHLKRFSYSRSMKHKLETFVDFPIHGFDLTRYVANKNNSRRQLYELYALTNHIGGMGSGHYTAHIKLLDENRWYSFDDSCVSPINEDEVKSGAAYVLFYRRVPTEDAAVSDVA, encoded by the exons ATGGAGGCGGTGTCGCtgtgcagcagcagcagcacagAGCTTTCGCCGGAGGAAGAAAGGATTTTGATACGAGACATTGCTTTGGCTGCTGAAGCCAATTCCAAAGAGGGCGATGTCTTCTACTTGCTCACCCAAAG ATGGTGGCAACGTTGGATTGATTATGTGAACCATGACCAACCCAATAACCCGAATGATGCATCCTCGGTGTCGGAGCATTGTGATTCGCCCGGTTCCAGTGCCTTAAAGAGGCCTGCTGGTATTGATAATTCTGACTTGATATATGATGCAGCATCAGAGGACACCAATTCGGGCATGGAGATACATGATACGTTACTGGAAGGCCGCGATTATGTCTTGCTCCCGCATGAAGTTTGGAACCGATTGCATAAATG GTATGGTGGTGGTCCAACATTGCCAAGGAAAGTGATTAGTTCAGGTCTTTCTCAGCCGGAGATGGCAGTAGAAGTGTACCCTCTGCGGCTTCAATTACTTGTGATGCCAAAAGGTGACCGCTCTACTGTACGAATAAGCAAGAAG GAAACCATTGCAGAGCTTCACAGAAGAGCTTGTGATATCTTTGATCTTAGCTTGGAACAA GTGTGCATTTGGGATTACTATGGACGCCGGAAACATGCCCTGATGAACGACATGGATAAAACTCTTGATGATGCCAATATACAGATGGATCAGGAT CAGATTCTGGTGGAGGTGCTTAATCCTGTCAATG GAGGTTTATCTGCAACCAGGGGTGCATCAAAGAACTACAGCTCAGAGCTCATACATAGTCAAGGCCTGATTGCAAGGGAACTGGATACTACATACCCTACGACTGGTGTTAGTACTAGGGGGTCATCTGTTGGTTTGACTGGGTTGCAAAACCTTGGGAATACTTGTTTTATGAATAGTGCTATACAGTGCCTCGTTCATACACCGGAGTTCGCTAGATATTTTCGGGAAGATTATCATCAAGAGATAAACTGGCAAAACCCTCTAGGCATGGTT GGTGAGCTAGCTGTAGCATTTGGTGAGTTACTGCGGAAGCTATGGGCACCTGGACGAACACCAGTGTCCCCTCGACcttttaaatcaaaacttgCTCGCTTTGCGCCTCAGTTTAGTGGTTATAATCAGCACGATTCTCAG GAGCTTTTGGCATTTTTGCTGGATGGTCTTCATGAAGATCTGAATCGTGTGAAACACAAACCTTATATAAAGTCTAGAGATGCTGATGGCCGGCCTGATGAAGAAGTCGCGGATGAGTATTGGGCAAACCACACTGCTCGTAATGATTCTATAATTGTTGATGTGTGCCAA GGCCAATATAAGTCAACTTTGGTTTGTCCCGTTTGCAATAAAGTCTCTGTTACGTTTGATCCCTTTATGTACCTTTCGTTGCCACTCCAGTCCACCACCACTAGAACAATGACAGTGACAGTTTTTTCTTGCGATGGAAGTGCATTGCCGTCTGCTTGCACTGTCACAGTCCCAAAACAGGGACGTTGCAGGGACTTGATCCAGGTGCTTAGCAATGCTAGTTCTGTGAAGCACAGTGAAAAGCTTTTGCTTGTGGAG ATACGAAACCATATGATTCAGAGATTTTTAGAAGACCCATTAATATCATTGTCTACCATCAAAGATGATGACCATCTTGCTGCTTATAAGGTTCCAAAATtgccaaacaaaacaaagtatCTTCAGTTGATACATCGCCGTCGAGAACA AGGAATTAGTGATTCCCAGGTTGCATCAGGGTGGAGACCCTATGGAATACCTCTCGTCTCGCCAATCTCTTGTGTTGATGAAATTAAAGGAGGCAATATACAGACGATTGTTCATAAAATGCTTTCTCCAATGCTTAAAGCTAAAAGTATGGATATATCCGGTGTAAGCTCAACAACAGCTGGATCAGACGCCTCTCTTGAATTGGGTTTACTCGAAACATGTACTGATTCCATTGTATCAAATTCAGCTAGCAAGGACATCACTAGTTCTGAAGTGGTGAAAGCCCAAGAATTGCCTCTAAAGTTGGTGGCTGAAAATAATTCATGCATTGATCTATCAGCGAGGAAAGATAAAGCCATCAAACTggcctcatcttcaacatcaatACTAATATATGTTGATTGGTCACAGAAGCTTTCGGAAAAGTATGATACTCATTATCTGGAAACCTTGCCAGAAGTTTATAAATATGGACCTGTAACAAAGAAAGCCCGAACTGAACCTCTCTCCTTATACACCTGCCTCGAAGCTTTTCTACGTGAAGAACCACTGGTGCCTGAAGATATGTG GTACTGCCCGAAGTGCAATGAGCGAAGGCAAGCAAGTAAGAAGCTTGATCTATGGAGGCTTCCAGAAGTGTTAGTCATCCATCTAAAGAGGTTCTCATACAGCAGGTCGATGAAGCATAAACTGGAAACCTTTGTGGATTTCCCAATCCATGGTTTTGATCTAACACGTTACGTTGCTAACAAAAACAACTCGCGACGTCAACTTTATGAGCTCTATGCCTTGACCAATCACATTGGCGGAATGGGTAGCGgccactacactgcacatatcAAG CTTCTAGACGAGAATAGGTGGTACAGTTTTGATGACAGTTGCGTATCACCGATAAATGAAGACGAGGTGAAGTCAGGCGCCGCGTATGTACTCTTTTATCGGCGTGTGCCAACTGAAGATGCAGCTGTTAGCGATGTGGCCTAG